One Bos taurus isolate L1 Dominette 01449 registration number 42190680 breed Hereford chromosome 3, ARS-UCD2.0, whole genome shotgun sequence DNA window includes the following coding sequences:
- the OR10R3 gene encoding olfactory receptor family 10 subfamily R member 3, with translation MANSSCVTEFFLLGFSSLGELQLILFVVFLCLYLIILSGNITIISVIYLDHSLHTPMYFFLCVLSTSETFYTIVILPKMLINLLSVFRTMSFVSCASQMYFFLGFAVTNCLLLGVMGYDRYAAICQPLHYPILMSWRVCGQLAVTCIVSGFLISLLGTTLVFSLPFCGSNKVNHYFCDISPVIRLAYAETYINELVIFIGGVLVLVVPLIFIFISYGFIASAILKISSAEGKQKAFSTCASHLIVVVVHYGCASFVYLRPSAKYTSGKDRLVTVTYTIITPLLNPVVYSLRNKDVQLAIRKMIEKTRLRFFNYVKTL, from the coding sequence ATGGCCAATTCCTCCTGTGTTACTGAGTTCTTCCTTCTGGGTTTCTCCAGTCTTGGGGAATTGCAACTTATCCTCTTTGTGgtctttctctgcctctattTGATCATCTTGAGTGGAAACATCACCATCATCTCAGTAATCTACTTGGATCACAGCCtccacacacccatgtacttCTTTCTATGTGTCCTTTCTACCTCTGAAACTTTCTACACGATTGTCATTCTGCCCAAGATGCTTATCAATCTGCTCTCTGTGTTCAGGACAATGTCCTTTGTGAGTTGTGCTTCACAGATGTACTTCTTTCTTGGTTTTGCTGTCACCAATTGCCTGCTTCTGGGAGTGATGGGCTATGATCGCTATGCTGCCATCTGTCAGCCTTTGCACTACCCCATTCTCATGAGCTGGAGAGTTTGTGGGCAACTGGCAGTGACTTGTATTGTCAGTGGTTTCCTAATATCTTTATTGGGAACAACTTTGGTCTTTAGCCTCCCTTTCTGTGGCTCCAACAAGGTCAACCATTACTTTTGTGACATTTCACCAGTCATCCGCCTCGCTTATGCTGAAACCTACATTAATGAACTGGTCATCTTCATTGGAGGGGTCTTGGTCCTTGTTGTGCCCTTGATCTTCATCTTCATCTCTTATGGATTTATTGCCTCTGCTATCCTGAAGATCTCATCAGCTGAAGGCAAACAAAAAGCATTCTCCACCTGTGCCTCCCATCTCATTGTGGTCGTTGTCCACTATGGCTGTGCTTCCTTTGTCTACCTTCGACCCTCAGCCAAATATACATCAGGAAAAGACAGACTGGTGACAGTGACCTACACCATCATCACCCCACTGTTGAACCCTGTGGTATACAGCCTCAGGAACAAAGATGTACAGCTGGCTATTAGGAAAATGATTGAGAAGACTAGGTTAAGATTTTTTAATTATGTTAAGACTTTATAA